The Treponema medium genome has a window encoding:
- the ispG gene encoding (E)-4-hydroxy-3-methylbut-2-enyl-diphosphate synthase: MYTAEKVRIGGKGGVRSIVLGGDSPIAIQTMWKQPLREDTLQETVRQIAALEQLGCDILRFAVPDSESAEVFVKLTGMTPMPLVADIHFDYRLALRCMDGCAAKIRINPGNIGTEERVNAVIKKAQDTGTALRIGVNSGSLPADIRNRMEQEIREGRNAEEARAAALVSGAQREAALFDRYGFTQYLVSMKASSVKETVIANELFAAKSAAPLHLGVTEAGPLVSGIVKSALAFSKLLERNIGATVRVSLSDTMENEVIAAREILTECGKRKGGIRLVSCPRCGRNGFDVHGFVARWQHRLFAEKKDLTVAVMGCVVNGPGEGKFADIGITGAENVILLFKRGVIVQRIDIQGLTETEKNTVVDAAFEKELRSL; this comes from the coding sequence ATGTATACGGCGGAAAAAGTACGGATAGGCGGAAAGGGCGGCGTTCGGAGTATTGTGCTCGGCGGTGATAGCCCCATCGCTATCCAGACTATGTGGAAACAGCCGTTGCGTGAGGATACATTACAGGAGACGGTACGGCAGATAGCCGCACTGGAGCAGCTCGGTTGTGATATTCTCCGGTTTGCCGTACCGGATTCCGAAAGCGCCGAGGTGTTTGTGAAGCTTACCGGAATGACGCCGATGCCGCTTGTTGCCGATATTCACTTTGACTATCGGCTTGCATTGCGCTGTATGGATGGTTGCGCTGCAAAGATACGCATCAATCCGGGAAATATCGGAACGGAAGAGCGGGTAAATGCGGTTATTAAAAAAGCTCAGGATACCGGGACAGCGCTCCGCATCGGTGTCAACAGCGGCTCTCTCCCTGCCGATATACGGAACCGTATGGAGCAGGAAATCCGTGAGGGGCGCAACGCGGAGGAGGCGAGAGCAGCCGCATTGGTTTCCGGGGCACAGCGGGAAGCGGCGCTTTTCGATAGATATGGCTTTACGCAGTATCTTGTGTCGATGAAAGCGTCTTCGGTAAAAGAAACGGTCATTGCCAATGAACTGTTTGCTGCCAAGTCCGCCGCGCCGCTTCATTTAGGCGTTACGGAGGCAGGTCCTTTGGTTTCCGGCATTGTCAAAAGCGCCCTCGCATTTTCGAAGCTGCTTGAGCGGAATATCGGCGCTACCGTGCGGGTGAGCCTTTCCGATACTATGGAAAACGAGGTTATTGCAGCACGGGAAATTTTGACGGAATGTGGCAAACGGAAAGGCGGTATTAGGCTCGTGTCGTGTCCCCGTTGCGGTCGTAACGGTTTTGATGTTCACGGCTTTGTCGCACGGTGGCAGCATCGGCTTTTTGCCGAAAAGAAAGATTTGACCGTTGCCGTGATGGGATGTGTTGTCAACGGCCCGGGTGAGGGAAAGTTTGCCGATATCGGTATTACCGGTGCTGAAAATGTTATTCTGTTGTTTAAGCGGGGCGTTATCGTTCAGCGTATTGATATACAAGGCTTGACTGAAACGGAAAAAAATACGGTTGTCGATGCGGCCTTTGAAAAGGAGCTGAGGAGTTTATGA
- a CDS encoding NAD(+) synthase: MNIHDYGFYRVAAVVPPCVVGDCAGNAERIIGALRKSAEMGADIAVFPALALTSASCGTLFGQRSLLNAAEDRLEYIVRQTSMEPIIGVVGFPFFFSGSIYSAVAVFSRGTIYGIVPLAETAHSRVFSVYDGKESSVILTGLQNTAVPFGSDLLFEVEKSRFSFVIGSSKNVQNQSQTGNKNDSLTVGIPLTVTGSALCIEPLAQASFAGSFTELCRSAAARSKQERNTVLFVNAGWGESTTDTACAGERGIYENGELLAAANGFELSAFNKTGDFNFSGYEDEAAITLADMDCEAPSSFGRSPSACRRIVIPTIPSRGVLLVRPRNPNPFIPLAVQNNEPAWESFFSQVTELQARGLAKRMYHTGCTKTILGISGGLDSTLALFIAVLASRMLRQKADSVTAITMPGFGTTDRTKSNALKLAELLGCTVLTIPIEKAMLQHFADIGHPADLCNTVYENAQARERTQILMDKANQLGALLVGTGDLSESALGWETYNGDHMSMYNVNAGIPKTMLRHCIRYVAAYPSAFLPDMNMHTEFRAVVQDILDTPISPELLPAQKQIITQKTEDILGPYELHDFFLYYILHTDFSPAKILLLAEHCFSTEQRYNRQQILGCMRIFYRRLFSQQFKRSCAPDGVQVGFGSFSPRGMWQMPSDMNAAVWLAELEKLSEV; this comes from the coding sequence ATGAATATACACGACTACGGATTTTATCGAGTTGCTGCGGTAGTTCCTCCTTGTGTAGTTGGGGATTGTGCCGGCAATGCTGAACGGATTATTGGAGCATTGCGGAAAAGCGCCGAAATGGGAGCCGATATTGCCGTATTCCCTGCATTAGCTTTAACATCCGCCAGCTGCGGTACTCTTTTTGGGCAGCGGTCATTATTGAATGCTGCAGAAGATCGACTTGAGTATATCGTCCGGCAAACTTCCATGGAGCCTATTATCGGTGTGGTTGGTTTCCCGTTCTTTTTTTCAGGTAGCATCTACAGTGCTGTTGCCGTCTTCAGCAGGGGAACTATTTACGGTATTGTACCGCTGGCTGAAACCGCACATTCCCGCGTTTTTTCCGTATATGACGGAAAAGAATCCTCGGTAATTCTTACCGGCTTGCAAAATACCGCTGTTCCGTTCGGTTCCGATTTGCTGTTTGAAGTGGAAAAAAGCAGGTTTTCGTTTGTAATCGGCAGCTCGAAAAATGTACAAAATCAAAGTCAGACTGGAAATAAAAACGATTCTCTGACAGTGGGCATCCCCCTCACGGTAACCGGATCGGCGCTATGCATTGAGCCGCTTGCACAGGCTTCGTTTGCGGGGTCATTTACGGAACTCTGCCGCAGCGCTGCTGCTCGGTCAAAACAGGAAAGAAATACGGTTTTGTTTGTCAACGCCGGTTGGGGAGAGTCTACGACCGACACTGCCTGTGCAGGCGAGCGGGGCATTTATGAAAACGGCGAGCTGTTGGCAGCAGCAAATGGCTTTGAATTATCTGCTTTTAATAAAACAGGCGATTTCAATTTTTCCGGCTATGAAGATGAAGCCGCTATTACCCTTGCAGATATGGATTGCGAGGCACCTTCCAGCTTCGGGCGTAGTCCATCGGCTTGCCGCCGTATTGTCATTCCTACCATTCCTTCCCGAGGGGTGCTGCTTGTCCGGCCGCGCAATCCCAATCCCTTCATCCCGCTTGCAGTGCAAAATAACGAGCCGGCATGGGAGAGTTTTTTCTCGCAGGTAACGGAACTTCAGGCGCGTGGGCTTGCTAAGCGCATGTACCATACGGGATGTACAAAAACCATACTCGGAATTTCGGGTGGCTTGGATTCCACATTGGCGCTTTTTATTGCGGTTCTCGCTTCGCGAATGCTCCGTCAGAAAGCCGATTCGGTTACGGCAATTACGATGCCCGGCTTCGGAACAACGGATAGAACAAAGTCCAATGCACTTAAACTTGCGGAATTGCTTGGCTGTACCGTTCTTACCATTCCTATAGAAAAGGCAATGCTGCAGCATTTTGCAGATATTGGTCATCCTGCGGATCTCTGTAATACCGTCTACGAAAACGCGCAGGCGCGTGAACGTACTCAAATTTTGATGGATAAAGCAAATCAGCTTGGCGCGTTGCTTGTCGGTACGGGAGATCTTTCCGAATCGGCGCTCGGTTGGGAAACGTATAACGGTGATCACATGTCGATGTATAACGTCAATGCCGGTATTCCCAAAACAATGCTGCGTCATTGCATTCGCTATGTTGCAGCGTATCCCTCTGCCTTTTTACCGGATATGAATATGCATACTGAATTCCGCGCTGTCGTACAGGATATCCTCGATACACCGATTAGCCCTGAATTGCTGCCTGCACAAAAACAGATCATTACGCAAAAAACCGAGGACATACTCGGTCCTTATGAACTGCATGACTTCTTTTTATATTATATTTTACACACGGATTTTAGCCCTGCAAAAATTCTTCTGCTTGCTGAACATTGTTTTTCTACGGAACAGCGGTATAACCGTCAACAGATACTCGGCTGTATGCGTATTTTCTACCGGCGGCTTTTCTCGCAGCAGTTTAAACGTTCCTGTGCTCCCGACGGTGTGCAGGTAGGGTTCGGCAGTTTTTCTCCGCGAGGGATGTGGCAAATGCCAAGTGACATGAATGCTGCCGTCTGGCTTGCCGAACTTGAAAAATTGTCGGAGGTATGA
- a CDS encoding DedA family protein, translated as MFQAIAAWIGQYISYFPLVIFISLFLGGFNLPISEDIIVITAALLCKQEKASIPAFYASLYFGAIISDYLVYFWGWLLGRGRISSKFFSKLISENSVTRISRALQRHGFLTFLFGRFIPFGVRNVIAMTSGFVNFPFYKFALFDAIAAVCNISALFWLVYFLGQRGSHFMKIIGIILLLLFIGFSIYVMRSEKLF; from the coding sequence ATGTTTCAAGCAATTGCTGCGTGGATAGGACAGTATATTTCTTATTTTCCGTTGGTTATTTTTATCAGCTTGTTCCTCGGAGGATTTAACCTTCCGATTTCGGAAGATATCATTGTTATTACTGCGGCTTTACTCTGTAAACAAGAGAAGGCATCCATTCCAGCCTTTTATGCTTCTCTTTATTTTGGAGCGATAATCAGCGATTACCTTGTTTATTTTTGGGGATGGCTTTTGGGACGAGGCAGGATTTCCAGCAAATTCTTTTCGAAATTGATAAGCGAAAACAGTGTCACCCGTATTTCCCGTGCCCTTCAACGGCACGGTTTTTTAACTTTTTTATTCGGACGTTTTATCCCTTTCGGTGTACGCAATGTTATTGCAATGACATCCGGCTTTGTCAATTTTCCGTTTTATAAGTTCGCTCTTTTTGATGCTATTGCAGCGGTTTGTAATATTTCGGCTTTATTCTGGCTTGTCTACTTCCTTGGGCAAAGAGGCAGTCATTTTATGAAGATTATTGGGATCATCCTTTTACTGCTTTTTATCGGCTTTAGTATTTATGTTATGCGATCGGAAAAACTCTTTTAA
- a CDS encoding potassium channel family protein, translated as MNKFAIIGLGAFGVRMLEELLHFTDEVIIIDRDPNLIKKYEGKAVKGYIVNITDEESLRKNIPQRIGTAIVDLGGRIELSLMVTKYLKQLGIKEIVVKAETDQHENLLSMVGATKVIFPDREAAKRVMPMLASTLLLNFMPISADLALAEVSINEKYIGMTLLEANLRKELGLNVVAVRKQDCESFEFIEPDYRFAADDILLLAGSEEHIFVFSHHKEDLHKKEHASLFRMLFPRFHF; from the coding sequence ATGAATAAATTCGCAATTATTGGTTTAGGTGCGTTCGGTGTCCGTATGTTGGAAGAACTGCTCCATTTTACCGATGAAGTTATTATTATTGATAGGGATCCTAATCTTATTAAAAAGTATGAAGGCAAGGCTGTTAAAGGCTATATCGTAAATATTACCGATGAAGAGAGTCTCCGTAAAAATATCCCCCAAAGAATCGGTACTGCTATTGTTGATTTAGGCGGAAGGATTGAGCTTTCGCTGATGGTAACCAAATATTTAAAGCAGCTCGGTATTAAAGAAATTGTCGTAAAGGCCGAAACCGACCAACATGAGAATCTGCTGTCTATGGTTGGGGCAACCAAGGTGATTTTTCCCGATCGTGAAGCGGCAAAGCGGGTTATGCCGATGCTCGCCTCAACTTTGCTGTTGAATTTTATGCCAATTTCAGCGGATCTCGCATTGGCGGAAGTAAGCATTAATGAAAAATATATCGGCATGACGCTCCTTGAAGCAAATTTACGAAAAGAACTCGGTCTTAATGTTGTTGCGGTACGAAAGCAAGATTGTGAAAGTTTTGAATTTATTGAACCGGACTATCGTTTTGCCGCAGATGATATTCTCCTCTTAGCAGGTTCGGAAGAGCATATTTTTGTCTTTTCTCATCATAAAGAAGATTTACATAAAAAAGAACATGCAAGCCTTTTCCGTATGCTTTTTCCACGCTTTCATTTTTAG
- a CDS encoding putative ABC transporter permease subunit, which yields MHQKNKTDTRYLAVFKSLFRIYAMMVFGISRWQDFIRGKNNRTHRGSRNKQEQAVKNIPEAAAENNSSKETSGSASENVEETMSIVKTGLFILFLIYIVGCFIALFRMITINLYKSLQPLGMQHLLFEIEITALFAFLFISNFLLTLSTYYIGSIEQTLRAMPIPPRIFFGAKFFAHCLPALIISVSFFGVTASVYGHYEHSPASFYIIALTGAVFFPLPIIGLCYLINISVMRITKIFKQRRFVMLITGILGIVMALGINYFVQSVNMLHESSDLAGTLTGYRPGIAAVTRCLLPMRFFAAALSANSFSTAIGSFLLFITICIAVAAAIIGLLSAVYEKTQDGFDEQTFKRLTASETKTLIHSGFKRRSAFSTLLLREIHIMNREPAYLLNGPFAMILLPLIYGIMYLTGSLHLPAGTEDFMQSSAGLVIAGVCGTFLGSTTGIAATAVSRDAKNLNLIKSLPLSIKQYMQAKLAHAMLFAGIGSLIGVGGIALLFSLTPLTAIAAFIIALSLALFCNLLALMLDTAHPKLHWDTPAAAVKHNLNNIIILFSDLLLLGIIVTVASLMSIPQEYYLLCFAGIPLLASGITAHFFWPYAERKINRLEI from the coding sequence ATGCATCAAAAAAACAAAACCGACACACGGTATCTTGCTGTTTTTAAGTCTCTATTCCGAATCTATGCGATGATGGTATTCGGTATCAGTCGGTGGCAAGATTTTATCCGGGGAAAAAACAACCGTACTCACCGCGGAAGCCGAAACAAACAAGAGCAAGCGGTAAAAAATATTCCGGAAGCAGCCGCCGAAAATAACTCAAGCAAAGAAACTTCCGGCAGCGCTTCCGAAAATGTGGAAGAAACTATGTCTATCGTTAAAACCGGACTTTTTATTCTTTTTTTGATATACATCGTCGGCTGCTTTATCGCATTATTCAGGATGATCACGATAAATCTCTACAAGAGCTTACAGCCCTTAGGGATGCAACACCTCCTCTTTGAAATCGAAATCACGGCGCTGTTTGCCTTTCTTTTTATTTCTAATTTTTTACTGACGCTTTCTACATACTATATCGGAAGTATCGAACAAACGCTACGCGCAATGCCTATTCCGCCCCGTATTTTTTTCGGCGCAAAATTTTTTGCGCATTGTTTACCGGCTCTGATTATTTCGGTGAGTTTTTTCGGAGTTACCGCCTCTGTATACGGACATTATGAGCACTCACCTGCTTCATTCTATATAATAGCATTAACCGGCGCCGTTTTCTTTCCGCTGCCGATTATCGGACTGTGCTATCTAATCAATATCAGTGTTATGAGGATAACGAAGATTTTTAAACAGCGCCGATTTGTAATGCTAATTACCGGAATACTCGGCATCGTGATGGCGCTTGGAATCAATTATTTTGTACAATCGGTCAATATGCTGCACGAAAGTTCTGACTTAGCCGGAACTCTTACAGGTTACCGGCCGGGAATTGCCGCCGTTACGCGCTGTCTCTTACCGATGCGTTTTTTTGCGGCGGCTCTTTCAGCGAATTCTTTTTCTACAGCGATAGGTTCTTTTCTATTGTTTATCACAATCTGCATTGCCGTAGCCGCAGCAATAATCGGTCTGCTTTCAGCGGTGTATGAAAAAACACAGGATGGATTTGACGAACAGACCTTCAAGCGGCTTACGGCATCAGAAACGAAAACCTTAATCCACAGCGGGTTTAAGCGACGTTCAGCCTTTAGTACATTGCTGCTACGAGAAATCCATATAATGAACCGCGAGCCGGCGTATCTTTTAAACGGTCCATTCGCTATGATACTGCTGCCGCTCATCTACGGCATTATGTACCTCACCGGCTCACTTCACCTACCGGCAGGAACGGAAGACTTTATGCAAAGCAGTGCGGGACTTGTAATTGCAGGAGTATGCGGCACTTTTCTCGGCTCGACAACCGGCATCGCGGCAACAGCCGTTTCCCGTGATGCAAAAAACCTCAACCTGATAAAAAGCCTTCCCCTTTCGATAAAGCAATATATGCAGGCTAAGCTCGCACATGCAATGCTCTTTGCCGGTATCGGCTCCCTTATCGGTGTAGGCGGCATTGCGCTTCTTTTTTCGCTAACGCCATTGACCGCTATCGCTGCGTTTATAATCGCGCTCTCGCTCGCTCTTTTCTGCAACCTGCTTGCACTGATGCTGGATACCGCCCATCCCAAGCTCCACTGGGATACGCCCGCAGCGGCAGTCAAACATAATCTGAACAATATCATCATACTGTTTTCAGACCTACTGCTTTTAGGTATCATCGTAACAGTGGCATCGCTGATGTCTATACCACAAGAATATTATCTGTTGTGTTTTGCCGGTATCCCGCTACTTGCAAGCGGCATTACCGCACATTTCTTTTGGCCGTATGCAGAGCGGAAAATTAACAGGCTCGAAATCTAG